The following are encoded together in the Scomber japonicus isolate fScoJap1 chromosome 20, fScoJap1.pri, whole genome shotgun sequence genome:
- the LOC128381826 gene encoding serine-rich coiled-coil domain-containing protein 2-like, with translation MSAPPLVSPPVAMPTMVSRLPKFGSRPKSAALSSQMCPAPTSTNASAASAAAASSSTRLTNGFYHHPGPVTAAPPSSLKHNGFIRVPNSFSMKWKKENGAMEEGAGGDEAERAWRGGKGAGGLLQYNHPSPQRSPAATQRDPKKTAAAAASSGKGRSFGLLTTSKASLPAPRTLPAPKTGSQLKAGQAAAAAGAVTMTTNGTKSLNGPSGSKPRSVANGFPKQPQNFAPPGGSRPAPGARAGSGPGSRSGSGSRSGSGSRSGSGSRSGSPLQKNLPASRSLSSESLGSAPSVSLSEDDRLRSRSLTQVRQTPSPSLPPPSSSSSSSSLHRSPTSSRSYSSNRAASSTQAPPRGSAAKSPEGEGVKGQRSGLGVPSLLPPSGLKKPLFPSLGSASKPSGISYKLSRPSLMKQSRPLRVSSANELAAESEEVKRRDSVETLSTAENSPEMTPEAPEGGGLCSDVVSHRELSIVGETLEDMSLSSTSSLDRNDTSQEYMDDFDNLGNGGVGILLLSSKNDEDDSGLDQSCARFDDDKVVVNGVTKATGLCFLDDSMDWAGMRLSVEQGDNRLTRLSRRRRSSQPDYHDQGGSSLDLSPSDSCGSGGTYMWDEEGLEPLGGGAATTASIHTNSNTTHHIGSFDSDLNSIDILNNLESCDLEDDDLMLDSDFPEEGSLNSDVDGISHMAQWRMRQLCWGTQDIHNENERSPCLSPGSPGLGLDVEELAEDCSAVRSQLEHLQRLLLQEEDADDDTLTTETLSPEAAESSTSSETQVQDLLQEVQQLREELKKQRSNHRSAHCAADCSRGDQQVSLPGDDRKSGSTHTDECDGERERCITDAMERTHFTDISPLQAGRAGPTDPSPTPGSASSC, from the exons ATGTCCGCCCCTCCACTCGTCAGCCCTCCTGTTGCCATGCCAACCATGGTGTCTAGGTTGCCCAAATTCGGCTCGCGGCCCAAATCCGCCGCTCTTTCCTCTCAGATGTGTCCGGCCCCCACCTCGACTAACGCCTCCGCTGCTTCCGCCGCCGccgccagcagcagcacccGCCTCACCAACGGCTTCTACCACCACCCGGGCCCGGTGACGGCGgcgcccccctcctccctcaaGCACAACGGCTTCATACGGGTGCCGAACTCCTTCTCCATGAAGTGGAAGAAGGAGAACGGGGCGATGGAGGAGGGGGCCGGGGGGGACGAGGCGGAGCGGGCGTGGCGAGGAGGGAAAGGCGCGGGCGGCCTCCTTCAGTATAATCACCCGTCTCCTCAGCGGTCGCCGGCGGCAACGCAGAGAGACCCGAAGAAGACAGCAGCGGCAGCGGCCTCTTCAGGGAAGGGGCGGAGCTTCGGCCTCCTCACGACGTCGAAGGCGTCACTGCCGGCGCCGAGAACACTTCCTGCACCTAAAACTGGATCTCAGCTCAAAGCGGGTCAGGCAGCCGCTGCCGCTGGtgctgttaccatgacgacCAACGGCACCAAGAGCCTGAACGGGCCGTCTGGGTCCAAACCGCGAAGTGTAGCCAACGGTTTCCCGAAGCAGCCGCAAAACTTCGCTCCTCCAGGCGGCTCCAGACCCGCTCCCGGTGCTCGAGCTGGTTCTGGTCCCGGTTCTAGGTCAGGTTCTGGTTCTAGGTCAGGTTCCGGTTCTcggtctggttctggttctcGGTCCGGTTCTCCCCTCCAGAAGAACCTGCCGGCCAGTCGTTCTCTCTCCAGCGAAAGCCTGGGCTCGGCTCCGTCCGTCAGCTTGTCCGAAGACGACCGGCTCCGTTCCCGCAGCCTCACCCAGGTCCGCCagaccccctccccctccctcccccctccttcctcctcctcctcctcttcctccctccatcgcTCCCCCACCTCCAGCCGCTCCTACTCCTCCAACAGGGCCGCCTCCTCCACCCAGGCTCCGCCCAGAGGCAGCGCAGCCAAATCACCTGAAGGCGAAGGGgtgaaaggtcagaggtcagggttgGGCGTCCCCTCCCTCCTGCCCCCCTCCGGTCTGAAGAAGCCCCTCTTCCCAAGCCTTGGCTCCGCCTCCAAGCCCAGCGGCATCAGCTACAAGCTGTCCCGCCCGTCACTCATGAAGCAGTCCCGCCCCCTCAGAGTGAGCTCGGCCAATGAGCTGGCAGCAGAGTCGGAGGAAGTGAAGCGCAGAGATTCGGTGGAGACGCTGTCGACCGCGGAGAACAGCCCAg AAATGACTCCGGAGGCTCCAGAGGGGGGGGGTCTGTGCTCTGACGTCGTGTCCCACAGAGAGCTGTCGATCGTGGGGGAGACGCTGGAGGACATGTCCCTGTCCTCCACGTCGTCTCTGGACAGAAACGACACCAGTCAGGAGTACATGGACGACTTCGACAACCTCG gaAACGGGGGCGTCGgcattcttcttctctcctctaaaAATGACGAAGACGACTCAGGGCTCGACCAATCGTGCGCCCGGTTCGATGACGACAAGGTGGTGGTTAACGGCGTAACCAAGGCGACAGGGCTTTGTTTCCTAGACGACAGCATGGACTGGGCTGGTATGAGACTGAGTG ttGAGCAAGGAGACAACCGTCTGACTCGTCTGTCCCGCCGGAGGAGATCCAGTCAGCCGGACTATCACGATCAG gGCGGCTCGTCTCTGGATTTGTCTCCGTCGGACAGCTGTGGGTCCGGAGGAACCTACATGTGGGACGAGGAAGGTCTGGAGCCGCTGGGAGGAGGCGCCGCCACAACCGCCTCCATCCACACCAACAGCAACACCACCCACCACATCGGGAGCTTCGACTCCGACCTCAACAGCATC gACATCCTGAACAATCTGGAGTCATGTGATCTGGAGGACGATGACCTCATGCTGGACTCAGATTTCCCCGAAGAAGGCTCTCTGaacagcg ATGTAGATGGGATCTCTCACATGGCTCAGTGGAGGATGAGACAGCTGTGCTGGGGAACGCAGGACATTCACAACGAGAATGAAag gtctCCCTGCCTGTCTCCTGGTAGTCCTGGTCTTGGTCTGGATGTGGAAGAACTGGCTGAAGATTGTTCAGCAGTCAGATCACAGCTGGAACATCTGCAGAGGTTACTGCTGCAG gaGGAAGATGCAGATGACGACACTCTGACAACAGAAACTCTGAGTCCTGAAGCTGCAGAGTCCTCAACCAGCTCAGAGACACag gttcaGGATCTCCTGCAGGAggtgcagcagctcagagaggaGCTGAAGAAGCAGAGATCGAACCATCGCTCAGCTCACTGTGCAGCTG actgtTCCCGCGGCGACCAGCAGGTGTCGTTGCCAGGAGACGACAGGAAAAGTGGATCGACACACACAGACGAGTGtgacggagagagagagcgttGCATCACAGACGCCATGGAGAGAACACACT